In one Halosimplex halophilum genomic region, the following are encoded:
- a CDS encoding inorganic phosphate transporter: protein MVQTVLLVGVIASVFVGFNIGGSSTGIAWGPAVGAGILRKVTAAALMTVFVFLGGWTVGRNVMDTLSGDIVTTEISLGAGVAVLFFIGFGILIANVFGVPVPTSMTTVGAIAGLGLATGTANFETIGWIVSWWIVTPVVGFWVGVTVGRYVYPELNRRVRVEVSEGPTLALDRSGTVPRPALGPNTTPGELAGTVVVLVIGCYMAFSAGASNVPNAVAPLVSGRALDPDLAIGIATVAIGLGGFTIARRTMESVGSELSDIPLLAALVVMITASTVTTALSYIGIPISLVMASVMTIVGLGWGRATRPIAARDALRGELDAEIEPAALTAGPDAPVTGIGEAEPAEVLDAGDLFDPRAVVKYVSMWIIGPTMSTLLAYVFFTLVPIA from the coding sequence ATGGTCCAGACCGTGCTCCTCGTGGGGGTGATCGCGTCGGTGTTCGTCGGGTTCAACATCGGCGGCTCGTCGACGGGGATCGCCTGGGGGCCAGCAGTCGGCGCCGGGATCCTCCGGAAGGTCACGGCCGCCGCGCTGATGACGGTCTTCGTGTTCCTCGGCGGCTGGACCGTCGGTCGGAACGTCATGGACACGCTCAGCGGCGACATCGTCACGACGGAGATATCGCTCGGGGCGGGCGTGGCCGTCCTCTTTTTCATCGGGTTCGGAATCCTGATCGCCAACGTGTTCGGGGTTCCCGTGCCGACCTCGATGACGACGGTCGGCGCGATCGCGGGACTCGGTCTCGCGACCGGGACGGCGAACTTCGAGACGATCGGGTGGATCGTCTCCTGGTGGATCGTGACGCCGGTCGTCGGGTTCTGGGTCGGGGTGACCGTCGGCCGGTACGTCTACCCGGAGCTCAACCGGCGCGTCCGGGTCGAGGTCTCGGAGGGCCCCACGCTCGCGCTCGACCGGAGCGGCACCGTCCCGCGGCCAGCGCTCGGGCCGAACACGACGCCGGGCGAGCTCGCCGGGACCGTCGTCGTGCTCGTCATCGGCTGTTACATGGCCTTCTCGGCGGGCGCGAGCAACGTCCCCAACGCCGTCGCACCGCTGGTCAGCGGCCGCGCGCTCGACCCCGACCTGGCGATCGGGATCGCGACCGTCGCCATCGGACTTGGCGGGTTCACGATCGCCCGGCGGACGATGGAGTCGGTCGGGTCGGAACTCTCGGACATCCCGCTGCTCGCGGCGCTCGTCGTCATGATCACGGCGTCGACGGTCACGACGGCCCTGTCCTACATCGGCATCCCGATCAGCCTCGTCATGGCGTCGGTGATGACGATCGTCGGCCTCGGCTGGGGGCGGGCGACGCGTCCTATCGCCGCTCGGGACGCGCTCCGCGGGGAACTCGACGCCGAGATCGAACCGGCGGCGTTGACCGCCGGGCCGGACGCTCCGGTGACGGGGATCGGCGAGGCCGAACCCGCCGAGGTGCTCGACGCGGGCGACCTGTTCGACCCTCGCGCGGTCGTCAAGTACGTCTCGATGTGGATAATCGGCCCGACGATGTCGACGCTGCTCGCCTACGTCTTCTTCACGCTGGTTCCGATCGCCTGA
- a CDS encoding 30S ribosomal protein S3ae, translated as MSERSVSRRKQEKRWYTLIAPEQFDREELGETVADEPDKVLGRTIETTLGELRNEASENNTKLTFKVDEVASDSAYTEFIKHELTRDYLRSLVRRGSSKIEAYITVLTEDDYRVQIQPVALTTKSADESQEKAIRRQMIDLVEESARERTYAELVDSVVEGRLSSAIYNEAKTIYPLRRVEIQKLTLEARPEEVAAEEETSVDVEEDEVAVDESAD; from the coding sequence ATGAGCGAACGATCAGTTTCACGACGCAAGCAGGAGAAGCGATGGTACACCCTGATCGCCCCCGAGCAGTTCGACCGGGAGGAGCTGGGTGAGACCGTCGCGGACGAACCGGACAAGGTGCTCGGACGCACCATCGAGACAACGCTGGGCGAGCTGCGCAACGAGGCCAGCGAGAACAACACCAAGCTGACCTTCAAGGTCGACGAGGTCGCCTCGGACTCGGCGTACACCGAGTTCATCAAACACGAGCTGACGCGGGACTACCTGCGCTCGCTCGTGCGCCGCGGGTCCTCGAAGATCGAGGCGTACATCACCGTCCTCACCGAGGACGACTACCGCGTCCAGATCCAGCCCGTCGCGCTCACCACCAAGAGCGCCGACGAGAGCCAGGAGAAGGCCATCCGCCGTCAGATGATCGACCTCGTCGAGGAGAGCGCGCGCGAGCGCACCTACGCCGAGCTCGTCGACAGCGTCGTCGAGGGCCGGCTCTCCTCGGCCATCTACAACGAGGCGAAGACGATCTACCCGCTGCGCCGCGTGGAGATCCAGAAGCTGACCCTCGAGGCCCGCCCCGAGGAAGTCGCCGCCGAGGAGGAGACCTCCGTCGACGTCGAGGAAGACGAGGTCGCCGTCGACGAATCCGCCGACTGA
- a CDS encoding plastocyanin/azurin family copper-binding protein has protein sequence MDRRAFLGSLGSVAVAVGLAGCGQGSADSGDYDVGMTTRKFTPAQVEVPPGTTVRWRNTSTHAHTVTAYEDSIPDGAAFWATGEFDSQAAAEEGWLGGNEGAIYEGETYEHTFETVGTHSYFCIPHEASGMVGAVVVSEDATAGGADTPTDA, from the coding sequence ATGGACAGACGGGCCTTCCTCGGGAGCCTGGGAAGCGTCGCCGTCGCGGTCGGGCTGGCCGGCTGCGGGCAGGGAAGCGCCGACTCGGGGGACTACGACGTGGGGATGACCACCCGGAAGTTCACCCCGGCGCAGGTCGAGGTCCCGCCGGGCACCACCGTCCGCTGGCGGAACACCAGCACCCACGCCCACACCGTCACCGCCTACGAGGACAGTATCCCCGACGGCGCCGCGTTCTGGGCGACCGGCGAGTTCGACTCCCAGGCCGCCGCCGAGGAGGGGTGGCTCGGCGGCAACGAGGGCGCGATCTACGAGGGCGAGACCTACGAGCACACGTTCGAGACCGTCGGGACGCACAGCTACTTCTGCATCCCCCACGAGGCCAGCGGGATGGTCGGCGCCGTCGTCGTCAGCGAGGACGCGACCGCCGGCGGGGCGGACACGCCGACGGACGCGTAG
- a CDS encoding tubulin/FtsZ family protein translates to MKVVLIGVGQAGGKVTQRLAEYDYDMGFGAVQGAMAVNTAEADLRNLDIDTMLIGRDRVKGHGVGGDNELGAEIMQDEATEVMDGLDAKLSTDAEAVVIVAGLGGGTGSGGAPALARELKRIHNIPVYVVGILPGRDEGAIYQANAGRSLKTVAREADSLLLIDNDAWRSAGESLEEGFAEINDNIAQRLGLLFASGEIEAVDEVAESVVDSSEIINTLRPGGMAVLGYASAAASEDAGENVNAITSTTRNALLTGTSVPNVVEAETGLLVVAGQPERISRKGVERARSWIEEETGSMQVRGGDFPLDSERIAALVLLGGVERSSRIDEFMERAKEAHEANDDDRGEAKEAFVNEELDDLF, encoded by the coding sequence ATGAAAGTCGTCCTGATTGGTGTCGGTCAGGCCGGGGGGAAGGTGACCCAACGGCTGGCCGAGTACGACTACGATATGGGGTTCGGCGCCGTCCAGGGCGCCATGGCGGTCAACACCGCCGAAGCGGACCTGCGGAATCTCGACATCGACACGATGCTCATCGGCCGCGACCGCGTCAAGGGCCACGGGGTCGGCGGCGACAACGAGCTCGGCGCGGAGATCATGCAGGACGAGGCGACGGAGGTGATGGACGGCCTCGACGCGAAGCTCTCGACCGACGCCGAGGCCGTCGTCATCGTCGCCGGCCTCGGCGGCGGCACCGGCTCCGGCGGCGCGCCCGCCCTCGCCCGCGAGCTCAAGCGCATCCACAACATCCCCGTCTACGTCGTCGGCATCCTCCCCGGGCGCGACGAGGGGGCCATCTACCAGGCCAACGCCGGCCGCTCGCTCAAGACCGTCGCACGGGAGGCCGACTCGCTGTTGCTCATCGACAACGACGCCTGGCGCAGCGCCGGCGAGAGCCTCGAAGAGGGCTTCGCGGAGATCAACGACAACATCGCCCAGCGGCTGGGGCTGCTGTTCGCCTCCGGCGAGATCGAGGCCGTCGACGAGGTCGCCGAGAGCGTCGTCGACTCCTCGGAGATCATCAACACGCTCCGGCCGGGCGGCATGGCGGTGCTCGGCTACGCCAGCGCCGCCGCCAGCGAGGACGCCGGCGAGAACGTCAACGCGATCACCTCGACGACGCGCAACGCCCTCCTGACCGGGACCAGCGTCCCCAACGTCGTCGAGGCCGAGACGGGCCTGCTCGTCGTCGCCGGCCAGCCCGAGCGCATCTCCCGGAAGGGCGTCGAGCGCGCCCGCTCGTGGATCGAGGAGGAGACCGGCAGCATGCAGGTACGGGGCGGCGACTTCCCGCTCGACTCCGAGCGCATCGCCGCCCTGGTCCTGCTGGGCGGCGTCGAGCGCTCCAGCCGCATCGACGAGTTCATGGAACGGGCCAAGGAGGCCCACGAGGCGAACGACGACGACCGCGGCGAGGCCAAGGAAGCGTTCGTCAACGAGGAGCTCGACGACCTGTTCTGA
- a CDS encoding universal stress protein produces MIARVLVPMDGSEMSERALEYAAEAYPNAEFTVLNVVGEPSPLWGEAAGIAVADDIDAAARELAEPIFERARAIVDDADGDTALDTEVALGHPVRAIINRADEYDTVVIGSHGGTVAERLFVGNVAEKVFRRSPVPVVVVR; encoded by the coding sequence ATGATCGCGCGCGTCCTCGTGCCGATGGACGGTTCGGAAATGAGTGAACGAGCGCTCGAATACGCCGCTGAAGCCTATCCGAACGCGGAGTTCACGGTCCTGAACGTGGTCGGCGAGCCGTCGCCGCTGTGGGGGGAGGCCGCCGGGATCGCGGTCGCCGACGACATCGACGCGGCCGCTCGCGAACTCGCCGAACCGATATTCGAGCGCGCCCGGGCGATCGTCGACGACGCCGACGGCGACACTGCCCTCGACACCGAGGTCGCGCTCGGCCACCCCGTGCGCGCGATCATCAACCGGGCCGACGAGTACGACACGGTCGTCATCGGCAGCCACGGCGGCACCGTCGCCGAGCGGCTGTTCGTCGGCAACGTCGCCGAGAAGGTGTTCCGCCGGTCGCCCGTCCCCGTGGTCGTCGTCCGGTGA
- a CDS encoding DUF7289 family protein, giving the protein MPTSHDRRGVSSVLGIALLFAIVVGGTAVVVTVGATALDDTRGQLDTSRAEKALTQFDSRSAMVALGSTSSQGVGLATGEDSGYYVDGDRGWMNVSIRNQSTGTTETVVNVTMGAVAYENDRTAIAYQGGGVWKRTEGGVSMLSPPEFHFRQQTLTLPIIRVDGSPTLGSGARVTRDGPTSIRYPNTTGTNDFVNPLDRGRVNVTVHSEFYQAWGRYFEQRTDGTVYYDHANETARTELVVPFNEEFNDILATTDPAGITGSGRSAPEPYETGVQYPLADSKIEDRIEECEAGGCDTSTPFDSISSSGTYYSNGPFDETLDVDTSDGDVTVVVDGAFEPSSVSVTGDNATTVLVRDDFTIGSDLNDGGDPSAFRVVVHSDGDMHVTGNRAFTGFIYAPGSHCHLSGKGYFEGGANCKSIHISGKPNDFHYDESIEDVDLDLTGDVTKLTYLHVTVNPVNVTSP; this is encoded by the coding sequence ATGCCGACGAGTCACGACAGGCGGGGCGTGAGCAGCGTGCTGGGGATCGCGCTGCTGTTCGCGATCGTCGTCGGGGGAACGGCGGTCGTCGTCACGGTCGGGGCGACGGCGCTGGACGACACGCGCGGGCAGCTGGACACGAGTCGCGCGGAGAAGGCGCTGACGCAGTTCGACTCCCGGAGCGCGATGGTCGCGCTGGGCAGCACGAGTTCCCAGGGGGTCGGGCTGGCCACCGGCGAGGATTCGGGGTACTACGTCGACGGCGACCGGGGCTGGATGAACGTCTCCATCAGGAACCAGTCGACGGGGACGACCGAGACGGTCGTCAACGTCACCATGGGCGCGGTCGCCTACGAGAACGACCGGACGGCGATCGCCTACCAGGGCGGCGGCGTCTGGAAGCGGACGGAGGGCGGCGTCTCGATGCTGTCGCCGCCGGAGTTTCACTTCCGCCAGCAGACGCTGACGCTCCCGATCATCCGCGTCGACGGCTCCCCGACGCTCGGGTCCGGCGCCAGGGTGACCAGGGACGGCCCCACCTCGATCAGGTACCCGAACACGACCGGGACCAACGACTTCGTCAACCCGCTGGACCGGGGGCGGGTCAACGTCACCGTCCACAGCGAGTTCTACCAGGCGTGGGGGCGGTACTTCGAACAGCGCACCGACGGGACCGTCTACTACGACCACGCCAACGAGACCGCCCGGACCGAACTGGTGGTCCCGTTCAACGAGGAGTTCAACGACATCCTCGCGACGACCGACCCCGCCGGGATCACCGGCAGCGGACGGAGCGCACCCGAACCCTACGAGACCGGCGTCCAGTACCCGCTGGCGGACTCGAAGATCGAAGACCGGATCGAGGAGTGCGAGGCCGGGGGCTGTGACACCTCGACCCCGTTCGACAGCATCTCCAGCTCGGGGACCTACTACTCCAACGGCCCGTTCGACGAGACCCTGGACGTGGACACCTCCGACGGCGACGTGACCGTCGTCGTCGACGGGGCGTTCGAACCGAGTTCCGTCTCCGTCACCGGCGACAACGCGACCACCGTCCTCGTCAGGGACGACTTCACCATCGGCTCCGACCTGAACGACGGCGGCGACCCGAGCGCGTTCCGCGTCGTCGTCCACTCCGACGGCGACATGCACGTCACCGGGAACCGGGCGTTCACGGGGTTCATCTACGCGCCGGGCTCGCACTGTCACCTCAGCGGGAAGGGGTACTTTGAGGGCGGCGCGAACTGCAAGAGCATCCACATCAGCGGCAAGCCCAACGACTTCCACTACGACGAGTCGATCGAAGACGTGGACCTCGACCTGACCGGCGACGTGACCAAGCTCACGTACCTCCACGTGACGGTCAACCCCGTCAACGTCACGAGCCCGTAG
- a CDS encoding DUF7310 family coiled-coil domain-containing protein produces MSERDLDARVDAVERALTDGDTDLSDLRDRSGVVDDLQSLEDRLDAVESRLDELEAGLQAVRGYAGNVRAVNREVERRASAALAKAETVEAAVDGDDPAAGRPPDQPRERSRERADGSDRTDRVNADRAPTNPGRTDPAGPTERADGTDRTGASPADRTDRDGSPNGSSPGRPPGRSAAEPAGTASADRDHHRKDGADHPDTGRGPHRGRPDAPGERDAPGEPDAASAPDARGAGDGRRGSDPVARDDRSRSGGSGETSGKSSSASGTEQFIERVRDAL; encoded by the coding sequence ATGTCCGAGCGAGACCTCGACGCGCGAGTCGACGCCGTCGAACGCGCGCTGACCGACGGCGACACCGACCTGAGCGACCTCCGCGACCGCAGCGGCGTCGTCGACGACCTCCAGTCCCTCGAAGACCGCCTCGACGCCGTCGAGTCGCGGCTGGACGAGCTCGAAGCCGGTCTGCAGGCCGTCCGCGGCTACGCGGGCAACGTCCGCGCCGTCAACCGCGAGGTCGAACGCCGCGCCAGCGCCGCGCTCGCGAAGGCCGAAACCGTCGAAGCCGCCGTCGACGGCGACGACCCGGCGGCGGGCCGGCCGCCGGACCAACCACGCGAGCGCTCCCGCGAACGCGCGGACGGATCCGACCGAACCGACCGGGTGAACGCCGACCGGGCCCCGACGAACCCCGGGCGAACCGACCCCGCCGGTCCCACGGAACGCGCCGACGGCACCGACCGCACCGGCGCCAGTCCGGCCGACCGCACCGACCGCGACGGCTCGCCGAACGGTTCGTCCCCGGGGCGGCCGCCCGGACGGTCGGCCGCGGAACCCGCCGGGACGGCGAGCGCGGACCGCGACCACCACCGGAAGGACGGGGCCGATCACCCCGATACCGGGCGAGGCCCCCACCGCGGCCGACCCGACGCGCCCGGCGAGCGTGACGCGCCCGGCGAACCCGACGCGGCCAGCGCACCCGACGCGCGCGGCGCCGGCGACGGTCGCCGGGGGAGCGACCCCGTTGCCCGCGACGACCGGTCCCGGAGTGGCGGGTCGGGTGAGACGAGCGGGAAGTCGTCGTCGGCCAGCGGGACCGAGCAGTTCATCGAGCGGGTCCGCGACGCGCTGTAG
- a CDS encoding 30S ribosomal protein S15, translated as MARMHTRRRGSSSSDKPAADEPPEWSDVDEEAIEERVVELAEQGHDPSQIGLKLRDEGVNGTPVPDVSLATGKKITEILEENDAEPDLPEDLRNLFERAVRLHEHMDENPGDHQNKRALQNTESKIRRLVDYYRGDELDEEFTYSYDEVAELLE; from the coding sequence ATGGCACGAATGCACACCCGCCGTCGCGGCTCGTCCAGCTCGGACAAGCCGGCGGCAGACGAACCCCCGGAGTGGAGTGACGTGGACGAAGAAGCGATCGAGGAGCGCGTCGTCGAGCTCGCCGAGCAGGGCCACGACCCGAGCCAGATCGGCCTGAAGCTGCGCGACGAGGGCGTCAACGGGACGCCCGTCCCCGACGTCTCCCTCGCGACCGGCAAGAAGATCACCGAGATCCTGGAGGAGAACGACGCCGAGCCCGACCTGCCGGAGGACCTGCGCAACCTGTTCGAGCGGGCCGTCCGCCTGCACGAGCACATGGACGAGAACCCCGGCGACCACCAGAACAAGCGCGCGCTCCAGAACACCGAGTCGAAGATCCGCCGGCTGGTCGACTACTACCGCGGCGACGAGCTCGACGAGGAGTTCACCTACAGCTACGACGAGGTCGCCGAACTCCTCGAATAG
- a CDS encoding DUF5789 family protein has product MADDDSEEEETLAVELGEGEPVEGAPLARVASRLNWGAAHSDIVEREGDATIRTPDGPRQLADVMDEVDTPYFETRREFTEAVREVIGTGPIPTADE; this is encoded by the coding sequence ATGGCTGACGACGACTCCGAGGAGGAGGAGACGCTCGCGGTCGAACTCGGCGAGGGCGAACCGGTCGAGGGCGCGCCGCTGGCGCGCGTCGCCTCGCGGCTGAACTGGGGCGCCGCCCACAGCGACATCGTCGAGCGCGAGGGCGACGCCACCATCCGCACCCCCGACGGGCCCCGGCAGCTGGCCGACGTGATGGACGAGGTCGACACCCCCTACTTCGAGACCCGCCGGGAGTTCACCGAGGCCGTCCGCGAGGTTATCGGGACCGGACCGATCCCCACTGCCGACGAGTGA
- a CDS encoding KEOPS complex subunit Pcc1, which translates to MRRATITTTHGDDEAAERVAAAVAPDNTAEMATRVEGEAVVTTVAREGTRGLRSTVDDYVVNCRVADRLGGDDGPLAGSADSTARTDDTDTDTNT; encoded by the coding sequence ATGAGACGGGCGACGATCACGACGACCCACGGCGACGACGAGGCCGCCGAGCGGGTCGCCGCCGCCGTCGCCCCCGACAACACCGCCGAGATGGCGACGCGGGTCGAGGGCGAGGCGGTCGTGACGACGGTCGCCCGCGAGGGGACGCGCGGCCTGCGGTCGACGGTCGACGACTACGTCGTCAACTGCCGGGTCGCCGACCGGCTGGGCGGGGACGACGGACCACTCGCGGGGAGCGCGGACAGTACAGCGCGGACAGACGACACCGACACAGACACCAACACATGA
- a CDS encoding DUF7311 family protein, translated as MVRVAFTVALLVAVAGVAVPAVEYAGIQRSDTAVRDAVDRIVAEARALAAGNDALPPDARPARRTVSVAFPTGGFASAGIERFGVARPPRTAGPDAAVRTAERADPAATRFTWRVAGGTEHAVVADGVRVRTAPAERLRVDGETRLVLELVAVDGRPVVRIR; from the coding sequence GTGGTCAGAGTCGCGTTCACCGTCGCGCTGCTGGTCGCCGTGGCCGGGGTCGCAGTGCCGGCCGTCGAGTACGCGGGCATCCAGCGGAGCGACACCGCCGTCCGGGACGCGGTCGACCGGATCGTCGCCGAGGCGCGGGCGCTCGCGGCCGGCAACGACGCGCTCCCGCCCGACGCCCGCCCCGCGCGACGGACTGTCTCGGTGGCGTTCCCGACCGGAGGATTCGCGAGCGCCGGGATCGAGCGGTTCGGCGTCGCCCGGCCGCCGCGGACGGCGGGCCCGGACGCCGCAGTTCGGACGGCCGAGCGCGCCGACCCGGCCGCCACCAGGTTCACCTGGCGGGTCGCCGGCGGGACCGAACACGCGGTGGTCGCCGACGGCGTCCGCGTCCGGACCGCGCCGGCCGAGCGGCTCCGGGTCGACGGGGAGACGCGGCTCGTCCTCGAACTCGTCGCCGTCGACGGCCGCCCCGTGGTCCGGATCCGGTGA